The Streptomyces fungicidicus nucleotide sequence CCGGCACGGTGTGGTCGCGCTTCGGCTGGCCCATGCCCATCGAACGCATGACGACACCGACGACGCCGCCGAGGAGCACGACGCCCATGCCGGCCCAGAAGCCCGCCGGCTGGTCCATCACCATGAACGCCCCCGCGACGCAGAAACCGATGAAGGCGATGATGACACCGGTCCAGGCGGCCGGGGTGTGACCGTGGCTGCTGCCCGCCATTGCTTGCTCCTCGTTGCTGTGTACGTGTCTGAGCAGACGCTCCGTCCCATTGTCCCGCACCCGCCCGCCCCGGCGGACCGGGGGTACCACCCGAGTCCCCTCCCCGCCCCGCCGTGACACCCCCAGGCAGCCAGACCACCGCCCTCCACCCGCAATCGCCCTCACGAGCAGCCAAGCCGCCGCCCAACACGCACCGTCGCCCTCACGGGCAGCCAAGCCAACGCTCTCCGCGGCCAGTCGTGCCGCCGCCCTCCGCGGCCAGTCGTGCCGCCGCCCTCCGCGGCCAGTCGTGCCGCCGCTCTCCGCGGGCAGTCGTGCCGCTGGGCGGCACGGGTGGGCGCGACGGCACCCCGTTGGCGCCGGGTTGCGCGAATTGGCCCCGGGTCAGCTGAACCCAGGGGGCCGATGGGTGAACGGATGCTGCAGCGGGCCGGGGGGTGGGGGCGCAGCCCGGCGCCTGCGGGGTGCCGCTGCGCCCACCCGTGCCGCCCCAGCGGCACGACTGCCCGCAGCTACGGGCGGCACGGTTGCGGGCTGCGCAGCAGCTACGGGCAGCGCGATTGCGGGCAGCACAGCTACGGGCAGCGCGATTGCGGGCTGCGCGTCAGCTACGGCGGCGCGGTCGCGGGCTGCGCAGCTGCGGGCGGCGCGGTCGCGGGCTGCGTGGCTGTGCGGCCAGCGGTTATGCGCCGGTTGGGTCCTCGCCGCGGTCCAGGGCCTTCCAGAGGTCCTCCGGGCGGTCGGGATCCACCCGTGCCGGCCTCCGGCGCGGCCGCACCGCACCGTTCCGCTCGTAGCGCCCGGACATCGCCGGCCAGAGCCGTCCGTACCGCAGCGCCAGCAGACCCGCCAGCAGCAACAGCGCACCGCCCGCCGCCGCCACGTACGGCCAGGGCGTGTGGCTGAGCGCGCCCACCGCCGCGGACGTGTCCCCGGACACCTCCGCCGCCTTCTCGTCCAGCGCCGAGCTGTCCGTCGCGCCGAGCACCGCCGCCACGACGGTCCCCGCCCCCGACAGCGCGAGCAGCGCCGCGACGACGAGCCGTCCGGCTCCGCGCACCGCGAACACCGCGAC carries:
- a CDS encoding HGxxPAAW family protein; amino-acid sequence: MAGSSHGHTPAAWTGVIIAFIGFCVAGAFMVMDQPAGFWAGMGVVLLGGVVGVVMRSMGMGQPKRDHTVPAHAEG
- a CDS encoding TIGR02234 family membrane protein, producing the protein MDDVTAVPTPRSETAGPARSGRRSLAVALLSGALGAAVALLATRQEWSQGTASVAGGTFPLTANGSDVTGVPAALAVVGLAALVAVFAVRGAGRLVVAALLALSGAGTVVAAVLGATDSSALDEKAAEVSGDTSAAVGALSHTPWPYVAAAGGALLLLAGLLALRYGRLWPAMSGRYERNGAVRPRRRPARVDPDRPEDLWKALDRGEDPTGA